The Maridesulfovibrio zosterae DSM 11974 genome contains a region encoding:
- the rfbA gene encoding glucose-1-phosphate thymidylyltransferase RfbA: protein MKGIILAGGSGTRLYPLTRVVSKQLLPVYDKPMIYYPLSIQMMAGIKDFLIISTPEDLHRFKELLGDGSNLGINISYKVQPEPEGLAQAFIIGEEFIGNDSVSLILGDNIFYGNDLQHILQKTAALKEGGTVFAYAVKDPKRYGVVEFDKNKRVISIEEKPDVPKSKFAVTGLYFYDNSVIDIAKKIKPSARGELEITDVNNEYLKRKKLNVELLGRGYAWLDMGTHESLLRASAYVEAIQERQGFLLACLEEIAFRMGYIDSEQLRTLAADMLKNDYGQYLMEIYNEAQG, encoded by the coding sequence ATGAAAGGAATTATACTTGCAGGAGGATCAGGCACAAGGCTTTATCCACTGACTAGGGTCGTAAGTAAACAGCTTTTACCTGTCTATGATAAGCCCATGATCTATTATCCGCTTTCCATTCAAATGATGGCCGGGATTAAAGATTTTTTAATCATCTCTACACCGGAAGATCTCCACAGATTTAAAGAGCTTCTCGGCGATGGATCAAATCTGGGCATTAATATTTCCTATAAAGTCCAACCTGAACCGGAAGGACTTGCTCAAGCATTTATCATTGGTGAAGAATTTATCGGTAATGACAGTGTGAGCTTAATTCTTGGAGATAACATATTTTATGGCAACGATTTGCAGCATATTTTGCAAAAGACAGCGGCGCTCAAAGAAGGCGGAACTGTTTTTGCGTATGCAGTTAAAGATCCCAAAAGATATGGAGTCGTTGAATTTGATAAAAATAAAAGAGTTATCAGCATAGAAGAAAAACCTGACGTGCCAAAATCAAAATTCGCTGTCACAGGATTATACTTTTATGACAACTCTGTCATTGATATTGCCAAAAAGATAAAGCCATCAGCACGCGGAGAGCTCGAAATTACCGATGTAAACAACGAATACCTTAAACGTAAAAAGCTTAACGTTGAACTGCTCGGCCGCGGATATGCATGGCTTGATATGGGAACACATGAATCCCTTCTCCGAGCATCCGCATATGTTGAAGCCATTCAGGAACGTCAGGGGTTCTTGCTAGCCTGTCTTGAAGAAATTGCATTTCGTATGGGCTATATAGATTCTGAGCAATTAAGAACTCTAGCTGCCGACATGCTTAAAAATGATTATGGCCAATACCTTATGGAAATTTATAACGAAGCCCAAGGTTAG
- a CDS encoding DUF1614 domain-containing protein translates to MRGPMFSLPTVMFLGVIFFILIFFLFIFVQVGMVTVAFSKLGLTPGQGFMLLIATLLGSGVNIPVFRSERLVPDVNVRRIKMFNPHAGYDFSEKGKSLTKQVVAVNLGGCVIPVLLSMSLLGRHGLDLPILLCIAVVSAATYALARPVPGVGIAIPILIPPLITAFSALIFVPGEIAPIAAYVAGSLGTLIGADLLHLATPATRRVLDTPVVSIGGAGTFDGIFITGILAVLLA, encoded by the coding sequence ATGCGTGGTCCTATGTTTTCTTTGCCAACCGTAATGTTTTTAGGTGTTATTTTTTTTATTCTTATATTCTTTTTGTTTATATTTGTACAGGTTGGCATGGTAACTGTAGCTTTTTCCAAATTGGGGCTTACTCCAGGACAGGGGTTTATGCTGCTAATTGCCACCTTACTTGGAAGCGGCGTTAATATTCCGGTATTCCGATCTGAGCGTCTTGTGCCGGATGTGAATGTCAGGCGTATAAAAATGTTTAACCCTCACGCAGGATATGATTTTTCTGAAAAGGGTAAGTCGTTGACTAAACAGGTTGTTGCGGTCAATCTTGGTGGGTGTGTGATACCTGTTTTGCTTTCCATGTCGCTTCTGGGACGCCATGGTCTGGATCTTCCGATTCTGCTATGTATTGCAGTCGTGAGTGCTGCTACTTATGCATTAGCCCGTCCTGTACCGGGAGTAGGCATAGCAATTCCTATTTTGATTCCACCTTTAATAACGGCTTTCTCCGCTTTGATTTTTGTTCCGGGTGAAATCGCGCCTATTGCAGCTTATGTTGCCGGAAGCTTAGGAACTCTGATAGGAGCTGACCTGCTTCATCTGGCTACACCTGCTACAAGACGAGTATTGGATACTCCCGTTGTGTCAATTGGTGGTGCGGGAACTTTTGACGGAATTTTTATTACCGGAATATTAGCAGTGCTTCTAGCTTAA
- a CDS encoding MogA/MoaB family molybdenum cofactor biosynthesis protein, with translation MISCDFSTLVGVQKGNKILLGDDCFFPAGCSCAKVDTGLSELRAGVELFYEGGPLLKIISGLWASSVPGAKTWIAEVMDILPLSEKIELVVKKEGYSLAYITLSDKGAAGDREDKAGPLIAEMVSEVLPTSLVQGYIIPDEFNDLKALILQLAHLSKFDLILTTGGTGVGPRDVSPEATMAVIDKRLTGFERAIVAVGLEKTPHAMISRAVAGTVGESVVINFPGSPKAVKESLAAVLPALKHTVDKLQGDKSDCATVL, from the coding sequence ATGATTAGTTGTGATTTTTCTACTTTAGTCGGTGTCCAGAAAGGTAATAAAATTTTGCTCGGTGATGATTGTTTTTTTCCTGCTGGATGTAGTTGTGCCAAGGTTGATACGGGGTTGAGCGAGTTGCGTGCCGGAGTTGAACTTTTTTATGAGGGCGGACCTTTATTAAAGATAATATCCGGTCTGTGGGCTTCTTCTGTGCCGGGGGCGAAGACCTGGATTGCTGAGGTTATGGATATTTTACCTCTTAGCGAAAAGATCGAACTTGTCGTTAAAAAAGAAGGTTATTCTCTTGCGTATATTACGCTCAGCGATAAGGGGGCAGCTGGTGATAGAGAGGACAAGGCTGGTCCTTTAATTGCTGAAATGGTAAGTGAGGTATTACCTACCAGTTTAGTTCAAGGTTATATTATTCCTGATGAGTTCAATGACTTAAAGGCTCTTATTTTGCAGTTAGCTCATTTAAGCAAATTTGATTTAATCTTAACGACAGGTGGAACCGGAGTCGGTCCGCGTGATGTGTCGCCTGAAGCCACGATGGCAGTTATTGATAAAAGATTGACCGGTTTTGAAAGGGCAATTGTTGCCGTAGGTCTTGAAAAAACACCGCATGCGATGATTTCACGCGCTGTTGCCGGAACTGTTGGAGAGAGCGTGGTGATAAATTTTCCGGGTAGTCCAAAGGCGGTTAAGGAAAGCCTTGCAGCTGTCCTCCCAGCTTTGAAGCATACTGTTGATAAATTGCAGGGTGATAAGTCTGATTGCGCAACTGTTTTGTAA
- a CDS encoding TolC family protein: MKRNLSLSVTLILMLAIVSVAFAQDNATNAAVNNTASMEQATMQVPQAVTDGDKDADMTLTLEECVNLGIKQNPTIVAARKDLFAAESAVKSQRGAFGAPFKAGYGYTHSGDQPRSSGVPSDYQDKWALTLNISQPVFKGFELLSKYQKTKLQRESTEASLYNAELSLISQIQTSFLTLLQGRMEVKSKQDSVARLKSQLQVIEAFYQVGLRPRVDVLQAEVELANAEQDLLIAKNSVDSRAARLNTLLNISIEKNVNYTGELTYLPFSMTLDECIAKADRDRPDLRIAKKAVEISEKDVTISESGFYPDVTADFNYQSSGGDPSVSKNKYGYQNKPDSWDVGANVNWEFFSWGQTYYDTKRAKDNVLKIKAEYDNTMLEASYEIKDQLLSLKAAADRIGVGRKSVEAGREGYRMAMARYQAQVSTNNEVLNAQSRLSDSEAQLIQALSDYQVALAKLYVAMGVKNPSLKTN, translated from the coding sequence ATGAAACGTAATCTTTCCCTTTCTGTTACTTTAATTCTTATGCTGGCAATTGTCTCGGTTGCTTTTGCACAGGATAACGCAACTAATGCTGCCGTTAATAATACAGCCTCTATGGAACAGGCTACAATGCAGGTTCCGCAAGCTGTTACCGATGGTGACAAAGATGCAGACATGACTCTTACTCTTGAGGAATGTGTTAACCTCGGGATTAAACAGAATCCTACAATTGTTGCTGCACGTAAAGATTTATTCGCTGCCGAGAGTGCAGTAAAATCACAGCGCGGAGCATTTGGTGCTCCTTTCAAGGCCGGCTACGGGTATACTCACAGCGGTGATCAACCTAGATCAAGTGGAGTGCCTTCAGATTATCAGGACAAATGGGCTCTTACACTGAACATCAGTCAGCCTGTTTTTAAAGGGTTTGAGTTGCTCTCTAAATACCAGAAAACAAAACTGCAGAGAGAATCAACTGAAGCCAGTTTGTACAATGCTGAACTTTCACTTATCAGTCAGATTCAGACTTCATTCCTGACTTTGTTGCAAGGACGTATGGAAGTTAAGAGTAAGCAGGACTCCGTTGCCCGTCTTAAATCTCAGTTGCAGGTTATTGAAGCGTTCTATCAGGTTGGTCTGCGTCCACGTGTGGATGTCTTGCAGGCAGAAGTAGAACTGGCTAATGCTGAGCAGGATCTGCTTATTGCTAAAAACTCTGTTGATTCCAGAGCGGCCAGACTTAATACTTTGCTGAATATTTCTATTGAAAAGAATGTGAATTATACTGGTGAGCTTACTTATCTGCCTTTTTCCATGACTCTGGATGAATGTATTGCCAAGGCTGACAGGGATCGCCCTGATTTGCGAATTGCTAAAAAGGCCGTTGAAATTTCTGAAAAAGACGTAACTATTTCTGAAAGCGGTTTTTATCCAGACGTTACAGCGGATTTTAATTACCAAAGCAGTGGTGGTGATCCTTCTGTCAGCAAAAATAAGTATGGCTATCAGAATAAACCTGATTCCTGGGATGTTGGCGCAAATGTTAACTGGGAATTTTTTAGTTGGGGTCAGACATACTACGATACAAAGCGTGCAAAAGATAATGTTCTGAAAATTAAAGCTGAATATGATAACACCATGCTTGAGGCTTCTTATGAAATAAAAGACCAGCTCCTCAGTCTTAAAGCTGCCGCTGACCGTATTGGCGTTGGTCGTAAGTCTGTTGAAGCCGGTCGTGAAGGTTATAGAATGGCTATGGCCCGTTATCAGGCTCAGGTCAGCACTAACAACGAAGTACTTAATGCACAGTCCCGTTTGAGTGACAGTGAAGCCCAGTTGATTCAGGCTTTGTCTGATTATCAGGTTGCACTTGCCAAGCTTTATGTGGCCATGGGTGTGAAGAATCCTTCACTTAAAACTAATTAG
- a CDS encoding dual CXXC motif small (seleno)protein — MFQGRKTFNESTFEDATGESWCSCKSCGGDLYTRRSCTNVLLQCGACGKQFDVAEYSEFIDDDFEEEMSNVPMNRL; from the coding sequence ATGTTTCAAGGCAGAAAAACATTTAATGAAAGTACATTTGAAGATGCGACAGGTGAATCTTGGTGTAGTTGTAAATCTTGTGGTGGTGATCTCTATACTCGTCGAAGTTGTACTAATGTTCTTTTGCAGTGTGGGGCATGTGGTAAGCAGTTTGATGTTGCTGAGTATTCAGAGTTTATTGACGATGATTTTGAGGAAGAAATGTCTAATGTGCCTATGAATCGGCTTTAA
- a CDS encoding lytic murein transglycosylase has protein sequence MLRKLIVFLFLMMISAAAVNADENNIWDNIKNRLVDDGFSREYIDTVFSAAAVKYDSAIMSRKMRVLLERKFEPPAKKVAREKEFDNRYVGPVMLAGAYSYMREHYGMLTNIDAKFGVSPSVVVALLLVETKLGYTLGHSPAFSNLANMAASNDPMQFLDELGHSDLDSKDLVWLKKRTQKKADWAYRELAAFLKFSSENSINPAEIPGSPYGAFGICQFMPTTAISYGVDGNKDGRIDLFSEDDALASIANFLKRHGWKNTLSKEKKLKVIYRYNHSMVYARTIYEVAKQLDRIKSTFGP, from the coding sequence ATGCTTAGGAAATTGATTGTATTTTTATTTTTAATGATGATTTCTGCAGCAGCAGTGAATGCAGATGAGAATAATATATGGGATAATATTAAAAACCGACTTGTAGATGACGGTTTTAGCCGTGAGTATATTGATACGGTTTTTTCAGCCGCTGCTGTGAAATATGATTCAGCTATTATGTCCAGAAAGATGAGGGTCCTGCTGGAAAGAAAATTTGAGCCACCAGCAAAGAAGGTAGCCAGAGAAAAAGAATTTGATAATAGGTACGTTGGACCGGTTATGCTTGCCGGAGCATATTCGTATATGCGCGAGCATTACGGCATGTTAACCAATATTGATGCTAAATTTGGTGTTTCCCCGTCAGTCGTAGTTGCATTATTGCTGGTGGAGACAAAATTAGGATATACTTTAGGGCATTCTCCTGCCTTTTCTAATTTGGCTAATATGGCAGCCAGTAATGATCCTATGCAGTTTTTAGATGAACTAGGCCATAGTGATCTTGATTCAAAAGACTTAGTTTGGCTTAAAAAAAGAACTCAAAAGAAAGCTGACTGGGCTTACAGAGAGCTTGCAGCTTTTCTTAAGTTTTCATCTGAAAATTCAATTAATCCAGCTGAGATCCCCGGTTCGCCCTATGGTGCATTTGGGATTTGTCAATTCATGCCAACTACAGCGATCAGTTATGGTGTAGATGGTAATAAAGATGGCCGAATCGACTTATTCAGTGAGGATGATGCTCTTGCAAGTATTGCAAATTTTTTGAAACGGCACGGTTGGAAAAATACGTTAAGCAAGGAAAAAAAACTGAAAGTTATATATCGGTACAATCATTCCATGGTCTATGCTCGGACTATTTATGAAGTAGCAAAGCAGCTTGATCGAATAAAATCAACTTTTGGCCCATAA
- a CDS encoding serine O-acetyltransferase, with product MSKVVLLIYRISFWLYMRKVPLLPVLINKIFIRIIFSCQIGLGAVIGEGVDLGYGGLGVVIHPRCIIGNNVRIGSGVTLGGRSGKYAVPVIGDNCIIGSGAKVLGPIKIGNNCRIGANAVVLNDVPDNCLAVGVPAKIRLL from the coding sequence ATGAGTAAAGTAGTCCTTCTTATATACAGGATATCTTTTTGGTTATACATGCGTAAAGTTCCACTTCTTCCTGTGTTGATTAATAAAATTTTTATCAGGATTATATTCAGCTGCCAGATAGGGCTTGGAGCTGTGATCGGTGAAGGTGTAGACCTCGGATATGGCGGGCTTGGAGTTGTAATTCATCCTCGTTGTATAATAGGCAATAATGTGCGGATAGGTAGCGGAGTTACTCTCGGGGGACGTTCAGGTAAATATGCCGTTCCTGTTATTGGTGATAATTGTATCATAGGTAGCGGTGCAAAAGTGTTGGGACCGATTAAAATAGGAAACAATTGTAGAATTGGCGCAAATGCTGTTGTACTTAATGACGTGCCTGATAATTGTCTTGCCGTTGGAGTTCCCGCAAAGATTCGGCTTCTATAA
- a CDS encoding glycosyltransferase family 4 protein has protein sequence MRIFQVINVRWFNATSWYALYLSKLLQDAGHEVLVITVPDTETEKKALEMGLNVKTIDLNSTHPVKLVSACTQVFRLIRKYNPNIVNCHRGEAFFWWGILRKLRMGYKLIRTRGDQRLPHCDFFNRYLHSSIADGVVVTNKRMASHFLEKMKLAENRLWLIHGGVDTDYFKFNEQGRRTIREKYGFTSDDVVIGMLGRFDRVKGQKELIEAVSKTRNNVKNKSIKLFLIGFPTATSRHEVDTWLNDNNMADITTISGKCEDVAACISAIDVGVIASLWSETIARAALEIMACQRPLISTSVGVMPDLLPKEAIVPPKDVTQLSLKITDVINDQELRKRLVTEHARTMSQLSGQNFLKRTLTLYHSVLE, from the coding sequence ATGCGTATTTTTCAAGTCATAAACGTCCGCTGGTTTAATGCCACTTCATGGTATGCCCTTTACCTTAGCAAACTTTTGCAGGATGCAGGGCACGAGGTTTTAGTCATAACTGTCCCAGACACTGAGACAGAAAAAAAAGCCCTTGAAATGGGTCTTAATGTTAAAACAATTGACCTTAATTCAACCCATCCTGTGAAGCTTGTTTCAGCCTGCACACAGGTATTCAGGCTTATTCGAAAATATAACCCGAATATAGTTAACTGCCATCGCGGTGAGGCTTTTTTCTGGTGGGGAATTTTACGTAAACTACGCATGGGTTATAAACTAATCCGCACACGTGGAGACCAACGGCTGCCTCACTGCGATTTTTTTAACCGCTACCTGCACTCCTCTATAGCCGATGGCGTAGTTGTAACCAACAAACGCATGGCGTCTCATTTTCTTGAAAAAATGAAACTGGCAGAAAATAGACTATGGCTCATTCACGGAGGCGTTGATACAGATTACTTTAAATTTAATGAGCAGGGACGGCGCACTATACGTGAAAAATACGGATTCACTTCCGATGATGTCGTCATTGGTATGCTTGGAAGATTTGATAGGGTTAAAGGTCAAAAAGAGCTTATAGAGGCTGTTTCAAAAACCAGAAATAATGTAAAAAATAAAAGCATTAAACTTTTTCTGATAGGATTTCCTACTGCCACCAGCAGGCACGAAGTAGATACATGGCTAAATGATAACAACATGGCTGACATAACCACCATTAGTGGTAAGTGTGAGGATGTAGCGGCATGTATATCTGCTATTGACGTAGGAGTTATCGCATCTCTCTGGTCTGAGACAATTGCCAGGGCAGCTCTTGAAATAATGGCCTGCCAGCGCCCTCTGATTTCAACGTCAGTAGGAGTAATGCCGGATCTGCTTCCAAAAGAAGCCATAGTTCCCCCAAAAGACGTAACCCAGCTTTCTTTGAAAATTACAGATGTAATCAATGATCAGGAATTAAGAAAAAGACTTGTCACCGAGCATGCTCGAACCATGTCTCAGCTTTCAGGTCAAAATTTTCTAAAAAGAACACTGACCCTGTATCACAGTGTACTGGAATAA
- a CDS encoding glycosyltransferase family 2 protein codes for MIINPEKLKPEVSVIIPTFNRADKIIGAVESVLEQSFLNFECIVIDDGSSDNTLEKLGELHDSRLKIISQKNKGVSSARNNAIAVSNAGVIALLDSDDEWLPSKLEKQLIFMEETGLHISQTDEIWIRNGKRVNQCKKHEKSEGLFFERSLVMCMVSPSCVMFTRKFWDSVGPFDENMVACEDYDLWLRGFEYPVGLLRERLTVKHGGREDQLSNNVSCLDLYRMYSIAKLVRSGKLDGKDRALALNELQRKSGYFAGGCRKRGKLDQADKIEQLVDSVIKGLDINPISFIE; via the coding sequence ATGATAATTAATCCGGAGAAGTTGAAGCCGGAAGTTTCGGTTATTATTCCTACTTTTAACAGGGCTGACAAAATTATAGGTGCTGTTGAGTCCGTTTTGGAGCAGAGTTTTTTAAATTTTGAGTGTATTGTTATAGATGATGGCTCGTCAGATAATACATTAGAAAAGTTAGGTGAATTACATGATTCACGTTTAAAAATTATTTCCCAGAAAAATAAAGGAGTTTCATCAGCAAGAAATAATGCAATTGCTGTTTCCAATGCAGGCGTAATTGCTTTGCTTGATTCTGACGATGAATGGTTGCCGAGTAAATTGGAAAAACAACTGATTTTTATGGAGGAAACTGGTCTGCATATAAGCCAGACAGATGAGATTTGGATTCGTAATGGTAAAAGAGTTAATCAGTGTAAAAAACATGAGAAGTCGGAAGGACTTTTTTTTGAGCGTTCATTAGTCATGTGTATGGTGAGTCCTTCCTGTGTCATGTTTACTCGCAAATTTTGGGATAGTGTAGGTCCGTTTGATGAAAATATGGTGGCCTGCGAAGATTACGATTTATGGCTTAGGGGCTTTGAGTATCCGGTTGGACTGTTGCGTGAGCGGTTAACGGTTAAGCATGGTGGAAGAGAGGATCAATTATCAAACAATGTATCCTGTCTTGACTTGTACCGCATGTATTCCATTGCCAAATTGGTGAGATCGGGTAAACTTGACGGTAAAGATAGAGCACTTGCTTTAAATGAATTGCAGCGTAAGTCTGGGTATTTTGCAGGCGGCTGCCGCAAAAGGGGCAAGCTTGATCAGGCTGATAAAATTGAGCAGCTTGTTGATTCAGTGATCAAGGGGTTGGATATTAATCCGATCTCATTTATTGAATGA
- a CDS encoding molybdenum cofactor biosynthesis protein MoaE — protein MDISKKIAELKQDPEFANNVGMILIHNGIVRGWSRGTREEVTGIEIKADHAKIEEIRQEHEKMEGIYKIVVHANEGAFKPGDDVLFLIVAGDIRENVKACLASLLDRVKTEAFSKKEIFA, from the coding sequence ATGGACATTTCAAAAAAAATCGCTGAATTGAAACAGGACCCTGAATTTGCCAACAATGTCGGCATGATTCTTATTCACAACGGAATAGTACGTGGTTGGTCACGTGGAACCCGTGAAGAAGTCACTGGGATCGAAATCAAAGCCGACCACGCTAAAATCGAAGAAATTCGCCAGGAACACGAAAAAATGGAAGGCATTTATAAAATTGTCGTCCATGCCAATGAAGGAGCGTTCAAACCTGGCGATGATGTTCTATTCCTGATTGTAGCAGGGGACATTCGTGAAAATGTCAAAGCCTGCCTTGCAAGCCTGCTGGACCGTGTAAAAACTGAAGCATTCAGTAAAAAAGAAATTTTTGCTTAA
- a CDS encoding tetratricopeptide repeat protein produces the protein MYQIASLFENFPIVSHSRMVNRGFGVWMVWGAKLDDSIVRSMSDFGGMIMSQGHNQAYWFFFSNDVFRVVARLEIWARLNPMSVFIQIMPATLLVDYKLNLSLKVSDEFTNQEVALPTEFEVIVHPQLSDEIKSISGLNLEEVRSPSGISKSGWMSLVPDQGLGYDSVQNWYFIMIPVGNPSDKDFIKGWRSFFSEIQVLMQRLGVQYITSDVKVILPIGSLSLLRSFLKELVALINRVRASEGEDVSYWPSVMALVPQLNMSFNDEILRKVNLDWDKLTPDCPHLRYRDAFLLGKDFAVNEVRFGSEQENLDGWCHVSLKSGVESDASGAMEVTISRRVSIGEYEDCFYCGMKNHLPSNCPSRKLSGLDQRDWKQLAAIDNERFNEGFQNIDLIMQGKEKIIDEFSNLVLKGKGYEGIISKALFGINSVSQLRTLYMVWRCRGKEWPKGIKEQGPEEGELIWSAYDSLVNGSFSDSETLTKNAMIRFSRSYQPRSLMGFLELESGNNEQAYFYWQEAERLSFSPLQQAYFIYLQGRMLEVTGEFAEASNTYRRAARTCPEWLEPQYRRAVCMVKMGFAEQAISYFEEIISKDPNYFNRVAIDPELDRGRLTVMSAMGQLWEAAEAEAKDVATGMDTLAADISQWFVEGHEFAEEAAKFMERMGKLAKIKNFVAFRHLTLGIERLTEEIDKRVEYEIKVINKKLEIYREELKDIQREASWFPFPKLLTEFNGDFNYCADKIYWIKTQHLNQAENFRKSQQYLNQIDDRLKKLKSRLVTLRVVRDSTLFIMLLGRSFIWLEVLFLGIALLCIPGLIYYSKHIESNFLIDIIIRQKWEFQQGLILILSILALAISAFRAAVVFEKRKRELFLISDTKEKDKEKK, from the coding sequence TTGTATCAGATTGCCAGCTTATTTGAAAATTTCCCGATTGTCAGCCATTCCCGCATGGTTAATCGAGGTTTTGGTGTATGGATGGTCTGGGGGGCGAAGCTTGACGATTCTATAGTCCGCAGTATGAGCGATTTTGGCGGCATGATTATGAGTCAGGGACATAATCAGGCTTACTGGTTCTTTTTCAGTAACGACGTATTTAGAGTTGTAGCTCGTTTGGAAATCTGGGCACGGCTCAATCCTATGTCTGTTTTTATACAGATTATGCCTGCAACACTGCTTGTTGATTATAAACTGAATTTATCCCTCAAGGTCTCTGATGAGTTTACTAATCAGGAAGTTGCACTTCCAACTGAATTTGAAGTTATAGTGCATCCACAACTCTCAGATGAAATTAAGTCTATATCAGGCCTTAATCTTGAAGAAGTACGTTCTCCTTCAGGAATTTCTAAATCTGGATGGATGTCATTAGTTCCTGATCAGGGATTGGGGTACGATTCTGTTCAAAACTGGTATTTTATTATGATTCCGGTTGGTAATCCTTCAGATAAGGACTTTATTAAAGGTTGGCGCTCCTTTTTTTCCGAGATTCAGGTTTTAATGCAGCGGCTGGGGGTTCAATACATTACTTCTGATGTGAAGGTTATTTTACCAATTGGCTCTCTATCCCTTTTACGTTCATTTTTAAAAGAGCTTGTGGCTTTAATTAATCGGGTACGAGCCAGCGAAGGTGAGGATGTTTCATATTGGCCTTCAGTGATGGCTCTGGTTCCACAGCTGAATATGAGCTTTAATGATGAAATTTTACGCAAGGTTAATTTAGACTGGGATAAGCTTACTCCTGATTGTCCTCATCTACGCTACCGTGATGCTTTTCTTTTGGGTAAGGATTTTGCTGTCAATGAAGTCAGATTTGGAAGTGAACAGGAAAATCTGGATGGGTGGTGTCACGTAAGTCTCAAGAGCGGGGTTGAAAGTGATGCTTCAGGAGCTATGGAAGTTACCATTTCCAGAAGGGTCTCCATAGGCGAATATGAAGATTGCTTTTATTGCGGCATGAAGAACCATCTTCCTTCTAACTGTCCCAGTAGAAAACTGTCAGGCCTTGACCAAAGAGATTGGAAACAATTGGCAGCAATTGATAATGAGCGATTCAATGAGGGATTCCAGAATATTGATCTCATAATGCAAGGGAAAGAAAAAATTATAGATGAGTTTTCTAATCTTGTATTAAAAGGTAAAGGCTACGAAGGTATTATCTCAAAGGCGTTGTTCGGAATTAATTCCGTTTCTCAGTTAAGAACTCTTTATATGGTTTGGCGTTGCCGCGGCAAGGAATGGCCAAAGGGAATTAAAGAACAAGGGCCGGAAGAAGGTGAGCTTATCTGGTCTGCTTACGACTCATTGGTAAACGGGTCTTTCAGCGATTCTGAAACACTGACAAAAAATGCCATGATCAGGTTCAGCCGTAGCTATCAGCCTCGATCTCTTATGGGATTTCTTGAACTTGAAAGTGGAAATAACGAACAGGCTTATTTTTATTGGCAGGAGGCAGAGCGCTTAAGTTTCTCTCCGTTGCAGCAGGCATATTTTATCTACTTGCAAGGGCGAATGCTGGAAGTTACTGGAGAGTTCGCAGAGGCCAGTAACACATATAGGCGTGCAGCAAGAACTTGTCCTGAATGGCTTGAACCACAATACCGACGCGCTGTCTGCATGGTCAAAATGGGGTTTGCTGAACAGGCAATCAGTTATTTTGAAGAAATTATTTCTAAAGATCCGAACTATTTTAACCGTGTTGCCATTGACCCAGAGCTTGATCGTGGTCGACTTACTGTCATGAGCGCCATGGGACAGCTATGGGAAGCTGCCGAGGCTGAAGCTAAAGATGTTGCCACAGGAATGGATACATTAGCGGCGGATATTTCTCAATGGTTTGTAGAAGGGCATGAGTTCGCCGAAGAGGCTGCCAAGTTTATGGAACGTATGGGTAAATTGGCAAAAATTAAAAACTTCGTGGCTTTTCGACATTTAACATTGGGAATTGAGCGACTTACAGAAGAGATCGATAAGCGTGTTGAATATGAAATTAAAGTCATTAATAAAAAACTTGAAATATATCGTGAAGAGCTGAAAGATATTCAGCGTGAAGCATCATGGTTTCCTTTTCCAAAGCTTCTCACTGAGTTCAACGGAGATTTTAATTATTGTGCAGATAAAATTTATTGGATAAAAACTCAGCACTTAAATCAGGCTGAAAATTTTAGAAAGAGTCAGCAATATCTGAATCAGATAGATGACAGATTAAAAAAATTAAAGAGCAGACTGGTTACATTGAGAGTTGTCCGCGATTCGACTCTTTTCATAATGCTGCTTGGGAGAAGTTTTATTTGGTTGGAAGTTCTTTTTCTGGGTATTGCTTTGCTATGTATACCGGGGCTTATTTATTATTCAAAGCATATTGAATCCAACTTTCTTATAGATATAATAATTCGCCAGAAATGGGAGTTTCAACAGGGCTTAATTCTGATTTTAAGTATTTTGGCACTTGCAATATCGGCGTTCAGGGCTGCAGTAGTATTTGAGAAACGCAAGCGGGAATTGTTTTTAATTAGTGACACTAAAGAAAAAGATAAAGAAAAAAAATAA